GACGCTGCCCTGGCAGGCGGAGGTCTGCACCAAGCTGCGCGAGATGGTCCACGCCACCATCCCGGACGCCGAAGAGGCGCTGCAGTACGGCAAACCGCACTTCCTGAAGAACGGCAAGCACGCCGCGGTGATCCACGTGGCCCGCAACAAGGTGTCGTTCATGGTGTTCGAGGCGGGGGACGTCGAGCCCGTCAAGGGAGTCCTGAGAGCCCTGGGCAACGGCGACCGCAAGGCCGCCGACATCACCGAGGGGCAGGACGTCGACTACGACCTGCTCGCCGGCGTCCTCGCCGAGACCAGCAGCAAGCTCTGACCTCCCGCCGGGTGCTCCCGTCCGTATCGGCGGGAGCACCCGGCGAACCCTTTCCGCGTCGCGAAAGACGCCTCGCTCCGCTCGCCGCGGGCCCGGCAGAGTCGGGTTCACCAACAGCGAGGAGAGCGGTTATGACGACTGTTCTGCCGGGCCCCGGGGCCCTGGTCACGGAGAACACCCACCTCGTCGGCGGCGACTGGGTCCCCGCGGCCGGCGGGGACAGCATCGACGTGCTCGACCCGGCCACCGGCGGCGTCCTCGCCCGGGTGCCCCGCGGCGGCGCCGCCGACATCGACGCCGCGGTCACCGCCGCGCAGGCCGCCTTCCCGGCCTGGCGCGACACCCCCGCCACCGAGCGCGGCAAGCTGATCCTGCGGTGGGTGCAGCTGATCGAGCAGCACGAGACCGAGATCGACCAGCTCGAATCGCGCGAGGTCGGCCGCCCGCACTGGGGACCGCCGCCGCTGGCGCGGATCCTCACCTTCATCGCCGGGCAGGCCGACAAGGTGCAGGGCGTGTCGCTGCCCGCCGGCCCCGGCGTGCTCGGCCTGACGCTGCGCGAACCCTACGGCGTGGTCGGCAGCATCATCCCGTGGAACGCGCCCGGCCCGATGTTCGTCAACGACGTCGGCGCCGCCATCGCCGCGGGCAACACCATCGTCGTCAAACCCGCCGAGGACGCGCCGCTCACCCCGCTCGCGCTGGCCCGGCTCGCGCTCGACGCGGGCATCCCGCCCGGCGTGGTCAACGTCGTCACCGGTTACGGCGGCGAAGCGGGCGCGGCGCTGCCGGTGCACCCGGGCATCCGGCGGATGAGCTTCACCGGCTCCCCGGAAACCGGCTCGCTCGTGATGGCCGCCTGCGCGCGCAACCTCGTGCCGCTGCACCTGGAACTGGGCGGCAAGTCGCCGCAGGTGATCTTCGCCGACGCCGACCTGGACGCCGCGATCCCCGCGATCGCCACGGGCATCACGCTCAACACCGGGCAGATCTGCGCCGCCGGGTCCCGCGTCGTCGTCGAGCGGTCCGTGCACGCCGAGGTCGTGCAGCGGCTGGCCGAGCAGCTGGCGAAGGTCCGCGTCGGGCCGTGGCACGAGCCGGTCCAGATGGGCCCCCTCATCAACGCCAAGCAGCACGCCCGTGTCCTGGACTACGTGCGCCTCGGCCGTGAGGAGGGCGCGGACCTGGTCCTCGGCGGCGGCGTGCCCGACGGGTTCGACCGCGGCTTCTTCGTCCAGCCGACGCTGTTCGACCACGTCGCCCCGGACATGCGCATCGCCCAGGAGGAGATCTTCGGCCCGGTGCTGTCGGTCATCCCCGTCGAGTCCGAAGAGGACGCTCTCGAAGTGGCCAACGGCACCGAATACGGCCTCGTCGCCTCGGTGTGGACGCGGGACCTCGGCCGCGCGGTGCGGATGTCGAAGGGACTGCAGGCCGGGCAGGTCGCGGTCAACGCGGCGCTCGGCGCCGGGGTCACCGGCGCGCCGTTCGGCGGCTACAAGCGCAGCGGCTTCGGCCGCACCATGGGCGCCGACGCCGTGCTCGACTACACCCAGGTGAAGGCGGTGTCGCTGCGTGGCACGCTCTGACCTGCGGCTGCGGGTGCTCATGGAGCCCCGCCACGGCGCCCGCTACGACGACATCCTCGCCTTGGCCCGAGCGACCGAGGACGCCGGCTTCGACGCGTTCTTCCGCTCCGACCACCTGCTCGGCGTCGACCCCGCCGACACCACCTACCGGCCCACCGACTGCTGGACCACCCTCGGCGGCCTCGCGCGCGACACCAGCCGGGTGCGGCTCGGCGCGCTGGTCGGCGCGGCCACGTTCCGCCAGCCCGGCATCCTGGCCACCATCGTCGCCAGCCTCGACGAGATGAGCGGCGGCCGCGCCGAGCTCGGACTGGGCACCGGCTGGTACGAACGCGAGCACGCCGCGTTCGGCATCCCGTTTCCCGGCACCGGTGAGCGGTTCGACCGGCTGGAGGAACAGCTGGCGATCATCACCGGCCTGTGGCGCGAGAGCC
The window above is part of the Amycolatopsis thermoflava N1165 genome. Proteins encoded here:
- a CDS encoding aldehyde dehydrogenase family protein, translating into MTTVLPGPGALVTENTHLVGGDWVPAAGGDSIDVLDPATGGVLARVPRGGAADIDAAVTAAQAAFPAWRDTPATERGKLILRWVQLIEQHETEIDQLESREVGRPHWGPPPLARILTFIAGQADKVQGVSLPAGPGVLGLTLREPYGVVGSIIPWNAPGPMFVNDVGAAIAAGNTIVVKPAEDAPLTPLALARLALDAGIPPGVVNVVTGYGGEAGAALPVHPGIRRMSFTGSPETGSLVMAACARNLVPLHLELGGKSPQVIFADADLDAAIPAIATGITLNTGQICAAGSRVVVERSVHAEVVQRLAEQLAKVRVGPWHEPVQMGPLINAKQHARVLDYVRLGREEGADLVLGGGVPDGFDRGFFVQPTLFDHVAPDMRIAQEEIFGPVLSVIPVESEEDALEVANGTEYGLVASVWTRDLGRAVRMSKGLQAGQVAVNAALGAGVTGAPFGGYKRSGFGRTMGADAVLDYTQVKAVSLRGTL
- a CDS encoding DUF1801 domain-containing protein, encoding MPWQAEVCTKLREMVHATIPDAEEALQYGKPHFLKNGKHAAVIHVARNKVSFMVFEAGDVEPVKGVLRALGNGDRKAADITEGQDVDYDLLAGVLAETSSKL